The genomic stretch CTGGAAAACTGAGGGACTGGCCCTAACAGGGTCTGTCATCTATTACTTCAAAGAGACCTTGGACCCAGAACTCAGACAAGCATGTGGTACCAGGGGAGTTCTGGAGCATATACAAGCCTGGTACCACACAGCAGTGGCCATAGATCTCGAAATCCACCCCCATCAGAAGCCAACTGATGTCCTCTAGTAGGATGGACGTTCAGCAAGAATATATTGGAGGCCAACAGTCTTGCTGTCACCAGAACTTAACCTGGCTCTTCAAACACCTTCATTCTTTATTTCCCCCAGACAGGGGCTTGGAGGCTGAGTTCCATCAATGCAGACTTTGGAGTCTGTCCCAGCTATCCACCACTGGTGATCGTCCCAGCAAGACTGGATGATGGAGTCCTTCAGAAGAGCGCCCGATTTCGTCAGGGGAGGCGATTCCCAGTTCTCAGCTACTATCACAAAAAAAATGGGACGGTAGGTCTACCTCCTTTCTCATTCCACCCGTTTCACTTGCAGCAACCAACATCTGGGCATAAACTATCCTTGTGGTTAAATATatgctttttccttttcctttccctgttTTTATTCTGTCCAACTGCCaaccctctttttcttctctcttcctcacaAATACTGTTTGCATTCTTAGCTGTTCACCCCCTTAGCTGTTCaccctagtgcagtgtttcttaaccttgtcaGCTTgacgatgtgtggacttcaactcccagaatcacccaAACCTTCAAGTTATCAAGGCTTAGCAACACTGTTTTAGTGAATACAAGTAGCCTTCCATTTCAGCACTAGCAACAGCAATCTCCTCCAACCTGAAGCTCTTGCAATGCCTAGCATTCATATCCTCCAATACTGGTGGGCACTAGATAGGAGAAGACAGAGATGCCCTCCAGTGGCTACCTTCCTCATCTGTACCACGAGATGCTGGGAAGGGACCCAGGCAGCTTTGGCACACCCAACAGATACACTAAACATGCCTGTATCACCTTCATCATTAGTACCTAATTATTtcatagaaatagaataatagggttgcaagaaaccttggaggtcttctagtccaagcaggagactctttaCCATTGCAGacgaatggctgtccagtctcttcttcaaaacctcccaCAGCTTCTACAGGCTagctgttccagtgattaatagttctcactgacaggacatttctccttggttctaggttggatctctctttgatgatctttcacccattatttcttgtccttccctctagtgctttggagactaggtcaatcctccctcctcttcaagtactggaagactgctgtcatatcACCCCTAAGCCTTTTCTTTGATAGGCTGGACATCCCTAATTAACCGTTCAAGGTacagtttagcctccagatccctCACTAACCCCCTCAAAAGGAATGTGAGCATCACCCAGCAGACAGCAGGCAAAAACAGACCAAGTGCTGCTTAGGAATTGAGAATTCAGAAAGAAATGACTTTATCATGGTCATTCATGAGCACAACAAGAATGTAGAAATGTTTTTCATTTGCCCCAAAAGGGGAAACTTTCAGAATTTTACTTTTTCAAACCAATATGCAGAAACATAGCCATTATTCAAAATTCATAATTCTGTAACTTTTGCAACACAGGTCATCAATATTGACATTTTAGAAAATATGTCATGAAGAAAAGTCCACTTTAAAAACCCGAAAGCTGCATGAAATGCtctaaaatagaaaaaatggGTTGCAAAAACTGAGCACAAAACAAAAATTCTTAAGGAAAACATATCCCAAAATACATTCCATTTCAGATGAGCTTTTCAAAAAAGACCAAGCTTAAGGAGGTGTACTTGACCAATGGCCACAAGGTGCATTGGGAGAACCTCAAATGAATCAATTTGCACTCCTCCCCAGGAGTCTCTCCCCCCTTTACTCTCCtccatccaggggtgaaatccagcaggttctgacaggttctggagaactggtagcagaaattttgagtagtttggagaatcggcaaatgccacctctggttggcccccgagtggggtgggaatggagattttgcagtatccttcccccaggactggagagggaatggagagtgtgcagtatccttcccctgaaatggggagggaagagattttgcagtatccttccctctgaagtggggtgggaatggggattttgcaatatccttccactgccacacccaccagccacgcccaccaagccacaccacgtccACTAAGCgatggccacagaaccggtagtaaaaaaaatgaatttcatcactgcctcCATCCATCTCCATCCTTTGCTCATAAAGGTGATGCTTCGCAGCAGCCAGCCCCTCGTGGGGCCCAACCGGAAACGCTGCCATGAGGATGAGCTGCTTTTGACCACCGTCCTGGAGGGTGGGGAACGTGGCTTCATCCTGGACACCAGGTCGCTGCAGACTGCAAAGCAGGCCCGGGTGATGGGGGGCGGCCTGGAGCACCGAAGCTGCTACCACGGCTGGAAGAGGCTGCACCGAGCTCTAGAGAGGTAAGCCCCTCTATCTATTTGTGCTGTGTCCCTGAGGGGAAGATATTAAACAGAAGCCCGGAACAAAGCACATCTAAATAATATTCTGAAAACATTACGGAAGCCTCTTTCACCCCTTTAAAACAGATTTCTGTGCTTTCAGTGTATCATGACCACAAAAaagcaaaactggaaaaaaaaacccacaaatggTCAACAAAGTTGGCCATTATCAAAAGATCTCCTGAGAATTCCTTGACATGGGTGTGACCCATGCCTCTGATGCTAAGCAGGATGAGCCAGCCCTAATTAAGTCAAGGATGATCTGTGAAAGACTGGTGCTGTGGTTAGCTTTCTTGTCATCTTGGCTAAGAATTACTGAATGTTTCTCAATTAGCCCTGAAAACTTCTAGAAACAGTGAGAATTGTAGTCCAACATATCTGGAGGGCATTAGTTAGCACTGTCTCTGATTAATTATGGATTCTTCCCCGTTGTTAGAGAAGCTGTGGAAGAAACagctccgggattgggtggcatacaaatccattaaaattcaaATTGAAAACCAGCCTGATAACTCCCAATCTTTGCTCTTTGCAGATTGCttaagccagggctgtccaaacttgggaactttaagacttgtggacttcaactcccagaattccctagccgacTGGCTGGGgaaagccggctggggaattctgggagttgaagtccacaagtcttaaagttcccaagtttggacacccctggcttagagtgAAAGGACTATTCCATAaaacaaatactttttttaaagttaagcTCTGGAAAGAGCTTAAAATTTTCTAATTCAGGGGTGTCCAATctgttgggaactttaagatctgtggaccaAGTCccagctggggaatcctgggagtagaagtccacaggtcttaaagttcccaagtttggacaaccTTGCTCTAACTCATACTTGGAACAACCTATGTTTTCTCCAGGTGATCCACTGGCCGGTAATTTCTTTTGCAATTCTCTCCCATCAcagattccccacccccacccccttttagTTAGAAAGAGGGAGAATAAAATGTTTAAGTCCAGAGAAGATTCACGTGTGGATTTTCAACCTCACCAAGTCCTTCAGAAaatagcagcagcaacaacaacaaacagtTGGAGAAatggtgctattttttttttaataaaaaagaataatggaATCAGAACCTGCGGAAAATGACTCACTCATGTACTGGCAGCCTCCTTTACCTTATGCCTTAACTCTGATCACTAGAATTTTTCTAATGGCCCACGTTAATGGAACATTTGTTCAGCACagcaattgaaaataaaatctgaaatccTGCAAGGAAATCGAAAACAGGGATAGAAAACCATATGCTTTCAGTCAAATTTATGCTTCCTGCATGAAAGAGTGATTTCTGAAGTTGAGGTTAGTAGGCATTTGCATTCAGTGGGTGCTTATATCTGAATAGCTTTTCTTATCCAGAAAGATGGACACATGTGAAGGTTGAAACCAGCCTTTCCTATACCTCACTTTCTCCAGCCAGACAAGGCTGGTCCATGGGAGAAACCCCTGATTGTGAGCtgcaggcaggggtgaaatccaacaggttctagagaaccggtagttgaaattttgagtagtttggagaaccggcaaatgccacctccggctggccccagaatggggagggaatggggattttgcagtatccttcccctgctatgcccaccaagtcgcaccacacccaccaagccacagtagacacagaaccggtagtttaaaaaaatgaatttcaccattggctGCAGGACTCCTAACCAAAGcagttctccttctctttctcctcctccccacctctcAGGGGTCGCTCCCTCCAGGAAAGCTTCATCAAGCTGGTAGAAGCCTGCAATGACCCTTCTGCCCACATGGACCGCTGGCTGAGCAGACTGGAAGCCTCCAAATGGCTGTCCCATGTCAAGGAAGCCTTGAATGCTGCCTGCCTGGCAGCCCAGTGCCTGGAAAGGTAGGATTGCCTCTGGTCCTTCCCCCAGAAAGTGTCTGGAGAGGAGCCCCCAGGAGAAGCTGTTTGGGCAAGTCCCCTCTGCACCCCAACCTTTGGGGATGTGCTCATGTCAGGGAGACGGTTGTGTAACCAGATACTCTGTGTCTTGCTCCAGAGAGGAGGCTTGTGTCCTGGTGCATGGAGCCGAAGGGAAGGATGCCACCTTGTTGGTGACAGCTCTTGCCCAAGTTATCCTGGATCCATCCTGCCGGACATTGGCAGGGTTCCAAGGACTGCTGGAGCGGGAATGGATACAGGTACTAGCAGGAGACAGTTCAAAGGGGATTgacatggggaattctgggaaatgaggTCCACACTTAAAAATTGCCATGACTGGAAAGCAAGAAAGTACATGTTGTACTTTTTAACTCAACAGTTCCTAATAGTAATACAGACAGAATTTCAAAATTGGAAGTGATTGTAATTCTTTCTAAGTGGAGGCATAGGGTATTTATGTTACACATTACTCATCTGATTCTGGGTCAGCTTACAAAATGGAAGTTAAGAATTTCTTAACCATGGCTTAGTGTGGCCACTGAATATTATCATCAGAGCCAATGAGGGAGCCTCTGGCTCCTCAGATGGGgttataccagtggtggattgcaggtggtacaccccagtacgggcgtaccaaagcctgccgggagcaccagataTCATTCcaatatggtgctctggagggcccaccctcctgccccaactccttacctgtctttaaactcttcaacCCTTATGTGTACGTGCACGGCGCGCACAGCGCCTGTGcaacactccaccaagcagctgcagCGTCATGGAGGCTCGTGGAGGCGTCGCTGAATAGTAAGACACATGCGGGCACcacacacattcatgtggagggcaccaggcccagttgcaactgtaccggttgcaacacattccggaacccaccactgggctacaccagtgatggcgaacttttttggcgctgagtgcccaaactggaagccGTGGGAATGCGTGCACACTGCAGGGCTataacctgaagaccagctggccagtgcacagcTGGTATTTGTGCATGCTGGAGTGGTGGAAACCCGAAGACGAGGCGCTTCGGTACATGCAAAAACCAGCTAGCCAATGTGCAcattcagaccataatccagcaGGCACATGTGCACCAGTCAGCTGGGCTTTGGATTCCGACACTTCAGcacgtgcaaagaccagctggcaggcacgcacacatgtgccggaaaccagaagaccagctggcaggcgtcccataggttcgccatcacagggctACACAGTTCAACTTCCATTGCTCCAAGCCTTTAACTCTCTGCTGGGAATTGTACTTTAGAAACATTTGCAGGATCTCAGGCTGCCCCTCTCATCTTACACAGAAAAACACGCTAGCCGGCTCTTGTGTGACACAGACGGACCTTTGATCATAAGGAGGAACAGTTTAATTCTTGCTGATATTTACAGGTTTCTTTGATTGACTTCATTGAGTTTTGATTCTTGTTGAAAGATTGTCTCCAGCCCTGCCCACTTCCTGGATTTTACTGGAAGAAGCAGGAAGGCCCTTTTCTGCTTCTAGACGCCAACCTTTTTTTGCTTTTCCAGGCCGGGCATCCCTTCCAGCTCCGCTGCGCCCACTCCGCCTATGCGCACGcccggctcaagcaggaggcgCCCACGTTTCTCCTTTTCCTTGATTGCATCTGGCAACTGGGGCGCCAGTTCCCCTTCTCACTGGCATTCAATGAGCATCTCCTGCTGGCACTCTTTGAGCATTGCTATGCCTCACCCTGCGGCACGTTCTTGGGCAACAATGAGAAAGAAAGGTAAAGCAGCAGCAGACCCAGGAGGGGCAGGCAGGGTTGAGGGTGCCAGCTTGGGAGAGCAGGATGCCAAGTAAGATGGTTCAAATCTTCCTGACGAGGGCTGAGAATTCTTTGTCAACAGGCCTTGAAAGACATGGAGGGATGGCCTTGCACTTAATTTGGACACTTCAAATATCTCAGGTGAAGAAATCTGAGCCACCAAAGATGCCCTAAGCATCCTCCCACTGGTAGAACTCTCCTTTTACTTTTATGAATTGAGATGCACAGGATTTGAACATTAGGACCTGATGTTCTCCAGGAGAAAAATCAATCTAGGAAAGTGGAATGGTTTCACATAGAAGGAAACGTCACAGCAGCCATTTTTGCAGGGAAGGGGACCAAGATTTCAGAGTCTCTTGGCTGGTTGTTCTCGTTGCTTCTCCCACAAAAATGGCTAAACCAACCATGATAAAACACTTGGGGGGAGGCACAGAACCAGGGTTCAGAGGAGCCTGCAGTGTGGCCAAGATGGTAGTCACAGCAGTGGGATCAAAACTCACCTATTTGTGTACATCGTACAGATACtgcacaatggtgggattcaaaaatgtttactaccagttctgtgggcatggtgtggtaggcgtggtgtggcttggtgggtgtcatAGGGGAATACTGCGAaatcctcccgatcagctgaggcttgggaggcagagaatagatgggggtggggccagtcagaggcagtatttaccggttctccgaactactcaaaatttctccagaacttgtcagaatctgctgaatgccacctctggtactaCAGAGAGCTTCAATCATACCTTTATGGCCATCATATTGACTTTTTCCACCAGACCTTGCGGACACCCCTACCAAAGTTCCTTGCTTGTTGCTCCAGTTCAAGAGatcattaaataaaaacaaatccagTTTGGCCAGTTTTCCTTGTACCTTGGAGCCCTATTTATAAAAGCAGTAAGTCTAATTCTGGTTCATTGATCCGAGTCAACTATGGCTACGGAGGGGAAAAGTGCAGGAAGTCAAGCTGAGACGAAAACTGGAACCAGAATTTGTGTGGCTGAGCAAGGTGATGGTGaagtgagtcacacctgattttataaccttttccGCCACAATTGTTAAGAGAAACACTAGAGTTactaagtgaatcatgtgattgctgagcaaatctggcttccccattgattttgcttgtcaaaagcagTTGGGAAGGTCACATATGACAATCACATAATCTCCAGGAaactgcaagcatcataaatacatgccagttgcaaagtgctccaattttgatcacatgactgtggggatgaaGCAATAGCCATAAAAGTGTGGGGGCTGGTTCTAACACTTTTtgagtgatggcaaacctttttcttatggcatgccaaaattgtgtgtgtgcatgctattgtgcaggcatgcatgcccacaccaattcaatctccccccccccacctgcatcTGCACGCACAACCCccttgcgcatgcgcacaccatccctccccaggctccagtggctttcctgaagcctgaggagggcaaaaacagtctccctGCCCCCCCGGAAGCTGaatcgttcccaaacttccaattggcccatttttcgccctctccaggctctggaggcttttctgaagcctggggagggcggaagtggcctcccccagccctacGGAAGGTTGAAAATTAGCTAGCCAGACCATGCATGTGTGCCGGAACTGACAGCAGGCgtaccagcaaatatggctccatgcgCCATCATGGACCTACAGTATAGTTCTTTCATGCTTTTGCATCTCTAACAATCCCATTTGATTCAAATTGTGGCCCATAAAAAAAGGAAGGACACCTCAAAGCTACAAGAAAGCAACTAATTGTTAGATTGCATTTGCTTCTCTCAAGTCTTCCCTCGATATCCAATTGTAATTTTAGTGGAGCATGTGTCCCCCTGTATCAGATTAATGTTGTATTCCTTCCCTGACATGGTGGGCTTCTGGTTGGATGTGGTGATTGGGAAGACGGCTGGGGACCTCTGGGAAATGAAGTGCAACATCTCCAAGTGGCCCAGACTGAGAACCGGTGCTCCATGTCTACCCAATGAGGGACTAAAATGCTCTTGGCTTCCTTGCAGGAGGTTGTGTGAAATGAGGGAGAAGACTCATTGCCTCTGGCCCTGGATAAACCATGGGGAGAAGTACCTGAACCCCCTTTACATGTATAACCCCCTGGTCATCTGGCCCTCCGTTGAGCCACAGAGCTTGATGCTCTGGCAAGGTAGGGGGTCTACCCACTATTCCTTTTACCCAGAGGTCTTCCAACTTGGCATAGCtggcagaattctgggagttgaagtccaccagtcttaaagttgccaagtttggggacccctgtttttACCATATAAAGTACAAACTCACATTGTCCAGAACTCCAAAGCTTTGGAATAAAGCACTCACATGTGAGAGACATTGTAATTTGGATGAAATTAAGCCTTCTAGATTTCAGTTTCATAGGCCAACATTGGCAAGATGGTTTGCTGAGTCCAGAAGTTGAGTTATGGCAACTGAAGTTGTTTTCTTGTTGGGTTGAGACATTTTCctgctcatccaagcagcttcctcAGTCAGAGCAAGTTGGTTACAGAGAGTCATTGGCAACTCCTCCCGCACTAACCTCAGAAGTTTCTTTCCCAAAGTGTGCTATGTTGATGAAGCCTTTCAGTCATCCAGGAAAAGTTGTtgagttgagtcatggcaactggactttttttttttttttggtttgagacactgctggctgcctgcaatttggcagttcgaatctcaccaggctcaaaattgactcagtcttccatccttctgaggtcggtaaaatgaggagccaggttgttgggggcaagagactgactctctaaacttagagagggctgtaaagcactgtgaagcggcgtataagtctaagtacttgTAAGGCCTCCCCGCCTTAATCAAGGAAATAAAGATTCTTGAAACttaacatttcaaaaggaaccttttattgaaaGAGGATAACTGGGCGAAGGGAAAGTAGGATCTGGGGTCCTTAATGCAATACAACAGGACTAAAGGAAATTAGAGTCCCTGCCCAACAGTCCAATCCATAGGTGTGAAGATGTTTTTGTAACAGATGCTCTAGGAAAGTGAGGGTCGTTTCCTGAGCGATGCAGTTTACATGGCCATCCCTCCTCACATTCCCCGAAAGATGAGAAAATGCCAGGCCtctaggcaccaggctagaagttATAAAGCAATTAATTACATGGTACAGGATATACAGGGAAGAAAGATAGTTAAGTCTAAAGGAAGTATAGGGCCCCCCTCTTCCCCTGAAGAAGGCAGATTCATGGATCTGACagtactattgctattccagTTTGAGGAGAAAACCTGAGATTGGTGCGGAAAGAATTGGTACATTCCAATGGCTCTCTGCCTGTTCAGATTCCCCTAAGCAACTTGTTCAGGCTGAAGAGGCTGCTTGGATAAGCAGGGAAACATCTCACACCAACAAGAAAATAAGCCTTACTTTTATAAGCATCTTCATCAAGTTTGCTCAGGTTGATGCAATAATTCCAGAGATTTTGAAGATATAGCAGGCAATTGGGAGGGCTGGAAGATGTCTGAACATATGCATTGCAGAATTTTGTAGAGTCCTTGCCTTATGACCAAAAAGGGACAAAAATGCGTTATTATGCAAGACAACTTGTGACCTTTCCTGTTGTTTCCCCATtaatttgctttcagaagttgacTGGGAATGTCACAGATGGCGATTatgcaaccccctccccctggattCTGCACCTGTCGTAATagatgccggttgccaagcacccaaattacgATTATGCAACTGCAGGGATACAAaaccaaattgtgatcatgtggttGAAGGGTCACAATATACATAAGTGCAAAAAATTGACatctttttttcagcaccatcattAACTTCAAATGTCTCTAAATGAATggatataagtcaaggactatctgtaatacgGAAGCAACCTTACTAAAACCTTAAGTGTTTCAAGAACTTCAGCTGTCTGAACATCATCAAATTTCCAAATCACATCTGATGGGTAGAAACTAAAACCTCACCCACCTATCCACTTTGCTGCTTGCTCATTTCCTTTACGTGCTTTTAAGAGATATACAAGTTTACATGTAAGAAACACATCTAACATTTTTTTCCGAATCCAGGGTCTTCAGAAGACTCCTCTTTAAAGCTCTTCCTATCCAGATTTCAGAGTGAGAATTTCAAACGTCTGCTAAATATATTTGTAAACCTGCAGATTTGAAGGATAGGACCTTAAATGTAAAATTAGGCAGTGCCGTTAGCAGTCCCAGTTCTGGGGCAATTATGAAAGATTTGGCTGTCTCCCCCAGATGCGGCTGGAAGCTAAGTGAGTCTACTGCTGATGTTCTTTATAAAGAATTGCTGTAAAGATATAAAAGGTGACTGTCTGTCCTTGTGAAACAGATGGATAACTGGCCATTATTCTCCCTGTAGGTTTATTTCTCCGTTGGGTCCGTTCATCAGAACATCTTGATGAAGCATGGACAGAAATTCGGCAAATAACAACAAACAGCCAAACCTACTCACAATTGCACAGAGCAACATGAAAGTACACTGCATCATCCCCTTTTTAGATGAAGTAATCAAAGAATTGGCTGGTCACCCCAAAAGAGGAAAGCTGAAAACAGAGGGAGAGTTGCTGACACAGAGCCTCCAAGGAGAGCAAACACTTTTATCTGTGGCACTGTGAATATGTAGATCTATTTTCCAAGtctatttttaaaactgttacaaataaaatacagctctttaaaaaaacattttagatcTAGGAAATGGAAGATATAATCTTTTGGGTAGCGAGAAAGCCATCTGGATGCTCATACgtagcaccccccccccaacttggaGCCAATAGCTGTATTTGAACAATAAAGCTGACATGGCTaagttttttaaatgttaatattAGTCAAGCTTCACCtgtgctggatggggaattctgcaagttgaagtctaccctacctaaagttgccaaggttgaaagaTGCTCCTCTAACCCAATAAACTGATCCAATAATTTCAAATCACTGTAAACCCTGGAATATGTTTAACTTGGGCTTTACTCAGCAAAACCATCAATATGGAAACCCCTAATGATAACAATGAATTCTGAAGCCAACAAATCATACACATGATGGAAACAGTATTAAAAAAGTAGTAATCTGCTTGTTCTTAGCTAACACATTcatacatatttattttcatgTTTGCAAAGGAAGAATTTATTATCCCTGTCTCACATTATAAATAGGGCAACTGCAGCTGTTCCAACAGGGTAGAAGTAGAGAGATTCTCTCCCACAGAGAACCTGTAGCAGGTCATTCTCCGCTTCGGTTTGATTCTTGCCCTTAAGCATCGCTTAGGATAAGCAAGATTTCCATCCTGCTGGAACCGCAAAGACCAGAGAGGCATCAGAGGAGAAGGAAGCAGCCAGATCAAActtcaaactcaaattcaaagtATTGGGGGTCAAAGTAATGGATGCGGACGTAGCCATCCTCCCCGCCACTGCTGTAACTGGAAGCAGAAAAAAGGGAGTGAAATTCCTGGGGCGCTTGGTCCAAGTCTTGTGAAACTAAAGAGCCAGAAGTACCGATGACTCTTACCTCTTCCCATCAGGGTGGAAAGCAACGCTATTAATTGGCCCAAAATGGCCTTTGACTCTTCCAAACTCTTCCTCGACGCCCAGGTGGAAATATCTAGAACCATAAATAAGATACAAAGAGATAGACACCATTAGAAAAGGACGTT from Thamnophis elegans isolate rThaEle1 chromosome 12, rThaEle1.pri, whole genome shotgun sequence encodes the following:
- the LOC116515254 gene encoding myotubularin-related protein 9-like isoform X2 encodes the protein MEFAELIKTTKVDDVVLSCPGLQTIRGTLAITSHHLLFSSQAEGNREQRRTELWLLIRNVDAIEKRLANPSGTITLKCKDLKIMQLEIPGMEECLNIASSIEALSSLESVMMMYPFFYRPQNTTLGTGWLTDITEQYYKQIATDTGAWRLSSINADFGVCPSYPPLVIVPARLDDGVLQKSARFRQGRRFPVLSYYHKKNGTVMLRSSQPLVGPNRKRCHEDELLLTTVLEGGERGFILDTRSLQTAKQARVMGGGLEHRSCYHGWKRLHRALERGRSLQESFIKLVEACNDPSAHMDRWLSRLEASKWLSHVKEALNAACLAAQCLEREEACVLVHGAEGKDATLLVTALAQVILDPSCRTLAGFQGLLEREWIQAGHPFQLRCAHSAYAHARLKQEAPTFLLFLDCIWQLGRQFPFSLAFNEHLLLALFEHCYASPCGTFLGNNEKERP
- the LOC116515254 gene encoding myotubularin-related protein 9-like isoform X3 translates to MQLEIPGMEECLNIASSIEALSSLESVMMMYPFFYRPQNTTLGTGWLTDITEQYYKQIATDTGAWRLSSINADFGVCPSYPPLVIVPARLDDGVLQKSARFRQGRRFPVLSYYHKKNGTVMLRSSQPLVGPNRKRCHEDELLLTTVLEGGERGFILDTRSLQTAKQARVMGGGLEHRSCYHGWKRLHRALERGRSLQESFIKLVEACNDPSAHMDRWLSRLEASKWLSHVKEALNAACLAAQCLEREEACVLVHGAEGKDATLLVTALAQVILDPSCRTLAGFQGLLEREWIQAGHPFQLRCAHSAYAHARLKQEAPTFLLFLDCIWQLGRQFPFSLAFNEHLLLALFEHCYASPCGTFLGNNEKERRLCEMREKTHCLWPWINHGEKYLNPLYMYNPLVIWPSVEPQSLMLWQGLFLRWVRSSEHLDEAWTEIRQITTNSQTYSQLHRAT
- the LOC116515254 gene encoding myotubularin-related protein 9-like isoform X1, with amino-acid sequence MEFAELIKTTKVDDVVLSCPGLQTIRGTLAITSHHLLFSSQAEGNREQRRTELWLLIRNVDAIEKRLANPSGTITLKCKDLKIMQLEIPGMEECLNIASSIEALSSLESVMMMYPFFYRPQNTTLGTGWLTDITEQYYKQIATDTGAWRLSSINADFGVCPSYPPLVIVPARLDDGVLQKSARFRQGRRFPVLSYYHKKNGTVMLRSSQPLVGPNRKRCHEDELLLTTVLEGGERGFILDTRSLQTAKQARVMGGGLEHRSCYHGWKRLHRALERGRSLQESFIKLVEACNDPSAHMDRWLSRLEASKWLSHVKEALNAACLAAQCLEREEACVLVHGAEGKDATLLVTALAQVILDPSCRTLAGFQGLLEREWIQAGHPFQLRCAHSAYAHARLKQEAPTFLLFLDCIWQLGRQFPFSLAFNEHLLLALFEHCYASPCGTFLGNNEKERRLCEMREKTHCLWPWINHGEKYLNPLYMYNPLVIWPSVEPQSLMLWQGLFLRWVRSSEHLDEAWTEIRQITTNSQTYSQLHRAT